A window from Micromonospora terminaliae encodes these proteins:
- a CDS encoding DUF998 domain-containing protein, with translation MSRARALPGLTLALAGVLYASWLIGPLLNPAFGLLDGYASELAARDQPYHLVFGLGDLVAGALASATGLALARRARGGPRWAWWALVAFGVATALDGTVSSMDCAPSVDARCARLAEAGALSWRNQWHSVSSALAIAAALASLLALLMSRRGRPASFRWGLAVAGVLLVGTAGTLAELVHPDAALGAWQRVQLLGLSGWLLYASGIVVTQGNSASSAGTRRASSAEPGQQRGAA, from the coding sequence GTGAGCCGCGCCCGGGCGCTGCCGGGGCTGACGCTCGCACTGGCCGGAGTCCTCTACGCGTCGTGGCTGATCGGACCCCTGCTGAACCCGGCGTTCGGCCTCCTCGACGGGTACGCCAGCGAACTGGCCGCCCGGGACCAGCCGTACCACCTGGTGTTCGGCCTGGGGGACCTGGTCGCCGGCGCGCTCGCGTCGGCGACCGGGCTGGCGCTGGCCCGCCGGGCTCGGGGCGGGCCGCGGTGGGCGTGGTGGGCGCTGGTCGCCTTCGGCGTGGCCACCGCACTGGACGGCACGGTGAGCTCGATGGACTGCGCGCCCTCGGTCGACGCGCGGTGCGCCCGGCTGGCGGAGGCGGGCGCGCTGTCGTGGCGGAACCAGTGGCACTCGGTCAGCTCGGCGCTGGCGATCGCCGCCGCGCTGGCCTCCCTGTTGGCGCTGCTGATGAGCCGGCGCGGTCGCCCCGCCTCGTTCCGCTGGGGGCTCGCGGTGGCCGGGGTGCTGCTGGTGGGCACGGCCGGCACGCTGGCCGAGCTGGTCCACCCGGACGCGGCGCTCGGCGCCTGGCAGCGGGTGCAGCTCCTCGGCCTCTCCGGCTGGCTGCTCTACGCCAGCGGCATCGTCGTCACCCAGGGCAACTCCGCGTCCTCGGCCGGCACCCGGCGGGCGTCGAGTGCCGAACCCGGCCAGCAGCGTGGGGCTGCGTGA